One genomic window of Bradyrhizobium sp. B124 includes the following:
- a CDS encoding response regulator has translation MWTPAIARWASKGCWGRSQGQIFARSKPGTPVTAPATYSVFVVEDEPMIRMLIVEMLEELGHTVAAEAAHFEQALDLASSSQFNFAILDINLAGRSSLPVAEVIKARKLPFILSTGYGANGIPPEFAGVPAIEKPFTIEALGRKINELMKGTLS, from the coding sequence ATGTGGACCCCAGCAATCGCCCGCTGGGCCTCCAAGGGTTGCTGGGGCCGCTCACAAGGCCAGATTTTTGCTCGCTCTAAACCAGGCACTCCAGTGACGGCACCAGCGACCTACTCTGTCTTCGTGGTCGAAGACGAGCCGATGATCAGGATGCTGATCGTGGAAATGCTAGAGGAGCTCGGTCATACCGTCGCAGCCGAAGCCGCTCACTTCGAACAAGCGCTTGATCTGGCAAGCAGTAGTCAGTTCAACTTTGCGATCCTAGATATAAACCTTGCCGGCAGATCAAGTTTACCGGTGGCGGAGGTTATCAAGGCACGCAAGCTCCCCTTCATCTTATCAACCGGCTACGGCGCGAACGGCATTCCGCCCGAATTTGCCGGTGTTCCTGCTATCGAGAAGCCTTTCACCATTGAAGCACTAGGTCGGAAGATCAACGAACTTATGAAGGGAACGTTATCTTAG
- a CDS encoding NUDIX domain-containing protein, with amino-acid sequence MRTVRATSLPKASAGILLFRRKDEGVEVLLGHPGGPFWKKKDLGAWTIPKGLIAFGEPPLEAAKREFAEGTGYTPRGAFVSLGDAKQPGGRTVHVWAAEDDWNPDELRSNPFEVEWPPRSGRQQSFPELDRAGWFGMPQAGDKILKGQAVFLDRLSEALR; translated from the coding sequence ATGCGCACCGTAAGGGCAACATCGCTGCCAAAAGCAAGCGCCGGCATTCTTCTCTTCCGCCGGAAAGACGAAGGCGTGGAAGTTTTGCTCGGCCACCCGGGAGGACCTTTCTGGAAGAAAAAGGATCTTGGCGCGTGGACCATTCCCAAAGGTCTTATCGCTTTTGGTGAGCCGCCGCTCGAAGCGGCCAAACGTGAATTTGCGGAGGGGACAGGTTACACTCCGCGCGGCGCTTTTGTGTCCCTTGGCGATGCGAAACAGCCCGGCGGCAGGACCGTGCATGTCTGGGCCGCGGAGGACGACTGGAATCCGGACGAGCTCAGGAGCAATCCGTTCGAGGTAGAGTGGCCGCCACGTTCCGGGAGGCAGCAAAGCTTTCCCGAGCTCGACCGCGCCGGCTGGTTCGGCATGCCGCAGGCCGGCGATAAGATTCTGAAAGGTCAGGCAGTGTTTCTTGACCGTCTCAGTGAAGCTTTACGATGA
- a CDS encoding PAS domain S-box protein, which yields MESSDRFAAAQSNEGRYRLLIESITDYAIYMLDREGHVTSWNPGAKRFKGYAANEIIGHHFSTFYTDAERAQNVPGLALEEAARTGRFEREGWRVRKDGSQFWAHVVIDAIRSPEGELVGFAKITRDLTERRAAEAKLRESEEQFRMLVQGVTDYAIYMLDPNGRVASWNAGAQRIKGYAPEEIIGRHFSNFYTVADRAAGLPRIGLETALREGRWENEGQRLRKDGTAFWAHVVIDAIRDEEGKLIGFAKVTRDITERREAEAALQNAQATMIRSQKLEAIGQLTGGVAHDFNNLLQVISGNLQLLNKDIAGNPRAEMRVQNALASVARGSKLASQLLAFARRQPLEPRVVNVGRLIKGMDELLRRALGGEIEIETMVAGGLWNSLIDPDQLENAILNLAINARDAMNGEGRLTIEASNAFFDDEYARRHDEVVPGQYVMIAVTDTGAGIPPELLDRVFEPFFTTKAEDKGTGLGLAMVYGFLKQSGGHVKIYSEVGAGTTVKLYFPREVASEDTLVVAPPGEVKGGQETILVVEDDNEVREVAEAMLTELGYRVVRARDAAAALAIVDSGMPIDLIFTDVMMPGAMRSPELARKAKDRLPSVAVLFTSGYTQNAIVHGGRLDPGVELLPKPYTREALARKIRHVLANHGQRRVTSQGSQQSTNKHALKGTMVLLVEDDELIRPVTTEMLDDLGCEVRQASTAQEAYKILTEDLVDILLTDVGLPGVSGLQLASDARAHRADLRLVLATGDGGLQSEAEHLGAVLLVKPYSPEALREALTTALEVKAVSRQC from the coding sequence ATGGAAAGCTCTGATCGCTTCGCAGCGGCACAATCTAACGAGGGCCGCTATCGGCTTCTTATCGAGTCGATCACCGACTACGCGATTTACATGCTGGATCGCGAGGGGCATGTAACCAGCTGGAACCCAGGCGCGAAGCGCTTCAAGGGCTACGCAGCTAATGAGATCATCGGGCATCATTTCTCAACCTTCTACACGGACGCTGAGCGGGCTCAGAACGTGCCCGGCCTGGCGTTGGAGGAGGCGGCTCGCACCGGCCGCTTCGAGCGCGAGGGCTGGCGGGTGCGCAAGGATGGTAGTCAGTTCTGGGCTCATGTGGTGATAGACGCGATCCGCTCGCCCGAAGGCGAGCTCGTCGGCTTCGCCAAAATCACCCGCGACTTGACCGAGCGAAGGGCCGCCGAGGCAAAATTGCGAGAAAGCGAAGAGCAATTCCGGATGCTGGTGCAGGGCGTGACCGACTACGCCATCTACATGTTGGATCCGAACGGCCGTGTGGCCAGTTGGAACGCGGGCGCCCAGCGCATCAAAGGTTATGCCCCCGAAGAAATCATTGGTCGTCACTTCTCCAACTTTTACACCGTAGCGGATCGCGCCGCGGGTCTTCCTCGCATTGGACTGGAAACCGCACTTCGGGAGGGACGGTGGGAGAACGAAGGCCAAAGGCTCCGCAAGGACGGTACTGCCTTCTGGGCGCACGTCGTGATCGACGCGATCCGGGATGAAGAGGGCAAGCTCATCGGCTTCGCCAAGGTGACACGGGATATCACTGAACGTCGCGAGGCGGAAGCAGCCCTTCAGAACGCGCAAGCGACGATGATCCGTTCTCAAAAGCTGGAGGCGATCGGGCAGCTCACTGGCGGCGTAGCTCATGATTTCAACAACCTGCTGCAGGTGATTAGCGGAAACCTGCAATTGCTCAACAAAGACATCGCCGGTAATCCACGAGCCGAGATGCGGGTTCAGAACGCCCTCGCGAGCGTCGCACGCGGGTCAAAGCTTGCTTCGCAGTTGCTTGCGTTCGCAAGACGCCAGCCGCTGGAACCGAGGGTGGTGAACGTCGGCCGCCTGATCAAGGGCATGGATGAACTGCTGCGTCGCGCACTTGGCGGAGAAATCGAGATCGAGACGATGGTTGCCGGCGGACTGTGGAACAGTCTGATCGACCCCGATCAGCTCGAAAATGCCATCCTCAACCTCGCGATTAACGCCCGCGACGCTATGAATGGCGAAGGCCGGCTGACCATCGAGGCGAGCAACGCCTTTTTCGACGACGAGTATGCCCGTCGGCACGACGAGGTCGTGCCGGGCCAATACGTGATGATCGCGGTGACGGACACCGGGGCCGGGATACCGCCAGAGTTGCTAGACCGGGTCTTTGAGCCATTCTTCACGACCAAGGCGGAGGACAAGGGCACGGGCCTCGGGCTTGCCATGGTCTATGGTTTCCTCAAGCAATCAGGTGGACACGTCAAAATCTATAGTGAGGTTGGTGCCGGAACGACGGTGAAGTTGTACTTCCCTCGAGAGGTGGCGAGCGAGGACACTCTGGTCGTTGCTCCCCCCGGTGAAGTAAAAGGTGGGCAGGAAACTATCCTTGTCGTTGAGGATGACAACGAGGTTCGCGAGGTCGCCGAAGCCATGCTTACGGAGCTCGGTTACCGCGTGGTCAGAGCGAGGGATGCGGCGGCCGCGCTCGCTATCGTCGATAGCGGCATGCCGATAGATCTGATCTTTACCGACGTGATGATGCCTGGCGCGATGCGCAGTCCAGAGTTGGCGCGAAAAGCCAAGGATCGGTTGCCCAGCGTTGCTGTCCTTTTCACCTCCGGCTACACACAGAATGCCATTGTGCACGGCGGGCGGCTCGATCCGGGGGTGGAGCTCCTGCCTAAGCCCTACACGCGCGAAGCACTCGCACGAAAAATCAGGCATGTGTTGGCCAATCACGGTCAAAGACGCGTCACCTCTCAAGGATCGCAGCAATCGACGAACAAGCACGCTCTTAAGGGAACGATGGTGTTGCTCGTCGAAGACGACGAACTGATCCGCCCTGTGACGACGGAGATGCTAGACGATCTCGGATGTGAGGTAAGACAGGCCAGCACCGCCCAGGAAGCTTACAAGATCCTGACTGAAGATCTCGTAGACATCCTTCTCACGGACGTAGGCTTGCCGGGGGTCTCCGGTCTGCAGCTCGCGAGCGATGCCCGCGCGCACCGTGCCGATCTCCGCCTGGTTCTCGCGACGGGTGATGGCGGGCTCCAATCCGAAGCCGAACATTTGGGGGCGGTGCTGCTCGTGAAGCCTTACTCGCCTGAAGCGCTCCGCGAAGCCCTGACAACGGCGTTGGAAGTTAAGGCTGTCTCTCGACAGTGCTGA
- a CDS encoding isochorismatase family cysteine hydrolase, whose amino-acid sequence MRWLDRVLPNIVAITAAHPKRTIFTRFIPARKPGQGVGMWRHYYERWGSMTIDELGPEMIGLVPDLAKFVPPARTFDKHVYSPWTGSDLHQQLRSAGIDTVIITGGETDVCVLSTMLGAIDWGFRVILVTDALCSSADETHDAMMNVYTNRFGEQVETVTTEILLGSWRAELPGRKVS is encoded by the coding sequence ATGCGCTGGCTTGATCGCGTGCTGCCGAACATCGTAGCGATCACAGCCGCCCATCCGAAGCGGACGATCTTTACGCGCTTCATCCCGGCAAGGAAGCCTGGCCAGGGCGTCGGCATGTGGCGGCACTATTATGAGCGGTGGGGCTCTATGACCATCGACGAGCTGGGACCCGAGATGATCGGGCTTGTGCCGGACCTCGCGAAATTCGTGCCTCCCGCTCGGACCTTCGACAAGCATGTCTATTCGCCGTGGACCGGGAGCGACCTGCATCAGCAACTGCGCAGCGCCGGCATCGATACTGTAATCATCACCGGCGGCGAGACCGATGTTTGTGTTCTCAGCACAATGCTGGGTGCAATAGATTGGGGCTTCCGGGTTATCCTGGTGACTGACGCGCTGTGCAGTTCTGCCGACGAGACGCACGACGCAATGATGAATGTCTACACGAACCGCTTCGGCGAGCAGGTTGAGACTGTTACGACTGAAATCCTCCTCGGGAGCTGGCGCGCTGAATTACCCGGGCGCAAGGTGTCATGA
- a CDS encoding autotransporter outer membrane beta-barrel domain-containing protein: protein MQPSNTTGSTYNADQMKAQAGLDGLALENAYGQLIVGLTAQYGLTTAYVNSFFGNGTIRASGSGVGATATWYGDNSFYVDGQSQTMFYRADLSSALTGSMTHGNEGVGYAFSVEGGKRIGVGNGFWLTPQAQLAYSRVEFDPFTDRFGAQVSLGNADSLLGRVGLALNHQRTWNDGSGIVRSDVYAIGNLHYEFLNGSRVDVAGTSFASANDRLWGSIGGGGTYSWASGRYAVFGEVSYRASLDNPNESHSYKGTGGFRVTW from the coding sequence TTGCAGCCATCCAACACCACCGGTTCGACCTACAACGCTGACCAGATGAAGGCGCAGGCCGGGCTCGACGGCCTTGCGCTCGAGAATGCTTACGGCCAGTTGATCGTCGGCCTCACCGCGCAATATGGTCTGACCACGGCTTACGTTAATTCGTTCTTCGGCAATGGCACGATCCGCGCGTCGGGCAGCGGTGTCGGCGCCACAGCGACCTGGTACGGCGACAACAGCTTCTATGTCGACGGCCAATCGCAGACGATGTTCTACCGCGCCGATCTGTCGTCGGCGCTGACTGGCAGCATGACCCATGGCAATGAAGGCGTCGGCTATGCCTTCAGCGTCGAGGGCGGCAAACGGATCGGCGTCGGCAACGGTTTCTGGCTGACGCCGCAGGCGCAGCTTGCCTACTCCAGAGTCGAGTTCGATCCGTTCACCGACCGCTTCGGCGCGCAGGTCTCGCTTGGCAACGCCGACAGCCTGCTCGGCCGCGTCGGACTCGCGCTCAACCACCAGCGCACCTGGAACGACGGCAGCGGCATCGTGCGCTCCGACGTCTATGCGATCGGCAACCTGCACTACGAGTTCCTCAACGGCAGCAGGGTCGACGTCGCCGGCACCAGCTTCGCCAGCGCCAACGACCGGCTGTGGGGCAGCATCGGCGGCGGCGGCACCTATAGCTGGGCAAGCGGCCGCTACGCCGTGTTCGGCGAGGTCAGCTACCGCGCCAGCCTCGACAATCCGAACGAGAGCCACAGCTACAAGGGCACCGGCGGCTTCCGCGTGACGTGGTGA
- a CDS encoding ATP-binding protein, with amino-acid sequence MALRNSRSTSENYARSSARAIGQKENILIAVAGAETDGTSGIRDANDATLRQEIEKFAHVIFASSPAQRDFWLGRKSGVGVDQLRERYNGCKPCLHGSDAHTQATVAKPDGDRYSWIKGALEFDALRHAYIDPAGRAYVGPRPPFRATPARVIAEIELTGADWAQTPKVALNPGLVAIIGARGSGKTALADAIAAGCDATDGRLSNASFIVRAREHLDGVGVRLSWKTGDPSARPLLDDSFDPSLYPRARYLSQKFVEELFRINRAPMALRTTKQNFVGAHLDDKAWEVFRQTYAGNVDGTLTDRLAKAVQETAAWRGKELPPKANDQEPYVSADAELKQLSLGELEAEIGRIQGLINIDTDTANRLRTITTKIGDENAALKRLKDLLNDCEGAAARTTQLQVDREQAYLRVFESIVAEEQVLHALYRPLMDRLAQATGTLRKLSFSVSRHADVYRWAMDGETLFDKRRTGPFKGVGTLEAWAATLLKPAWETGDPKAVAKAMAGFRQAHQGELLGLSEVPRA; translated from the coding sequence ATGGCGCTTCGCAATTCAAGGTCAACTTCGGAAAATTACGCGAGGAGTTCGGCAAGAGCGATTGGGCAAAAAGAGAACATCCTGATCGCAGTTGCCGGCGCCGAAACCGACGGCACGTCCGGCATCCGCGATGCCAATGACGCGACTTTGCGTCAGGAAATCGAGAAGTTCGCGCACGTCATTTTTGCCAGCAGCCCGGCGCAGCGCGATTTCTGGTTGGGTCGGAAAAGCGGCGTCGGAGTGGACCAGCTTCGCGAGCGATATAACGGGTGCAAACCGTGCCTGCACGGCAGCGATGCGCATACGCAGGCGACCGTCGCCAAGCCCGATGGCGATCGCTATTCCTGGATAAAAGGCGCGTTGGAATTCGATGCTCTACGCCACGCCTATATCGATCCTGCCGGTCGGGCGTATGTCGGCCCCCGTCCTCCTTTTCGGGCTACACCCGCACGTGTCATCGCGGAGATCGAATTGACGGGCGCGGACTGGGCACAGACCCCGAAGGTCGCCCTCAATCCCGGTTTGGTCGCCATTATTGGCGCTCGGGGCTCCGGCAAGACTGCGCTTGCGGACGCGATCGCCGCGGGATGTGACGCTACGGATGGCCGATTGAGCAATGCATCATTTATCGTGCGGGCGCGCGAGCATCTCGACGGCGTAGGCGTCCGGCTGAGCTGGAAGACCGGAGATCCGTCGGCGCGCCCCTTGCTCGACGATTCGTTTGATCCGTCGCTCTATCCGCGAGCGCGGTACCTCTCCCAGAAGTTCGTGGAGGAGCTTTTCCGAATTAATCGCGCACCGATGGCCCTGCGGACGACCAAGCAGAACTTTGTCGGGGCGCATCTCGACGACAAGGCGTGGGAGGTATTCCGGCAGACTTACGCCGGCAACGTCGATGGGACATTGACCGACCGGCTCGCGAAGGCCGTGCAGGAGACGGCTGCCTGGCGGGGTAAGGAACTGCCGCCTAAAGCGAACGATCAGGAGCCCTATGTGTCGGCCGACGCCGAGCTGAAGCAATTGTCGCTTGGTGAACTCGAGGCGGAGATCGGCCGCATTCAGGGTCTCATCAACATCGATACCGATACGGCCAATCGCCTCAGAACAATCACTACCAAGATCGGGGATGAGAACGCCGCGCTGAAACGCCTGAAGGATTTGCTGAATGATTGTGAAGGCGCCGCGGCGCGTACCACACAACTCCAAGTCGATCGAGAGCAGGCCTATTTACGTGTCTTCGAGTCCATCGTAGCGGAAGAGCAAGTGCTGCATGCGCTTTATCGTCCGCTCATGGACCGACTCGCGCAGGCGACTGGCACGCTGCGCAAGTTGTCCTTCTCGGTGTCTCGCCATGCGGACGTGTATCGCTGGGCGATGGATGGCGAAACCTTGTTCGACAAGCGGCGCACCGGTCCTTTCAAGGGTGTCGGCACGTTGGAGGCCTGGGCCGCTACACTTCTGAAGCCAGCGTGGGAAACGGGCGATCCGAAAGCCGTCGCCAAGGCTATGGCCGGTTTTCGTCAGGCCCACCAAGGCGAGTTGCTCGGTCTGTCTGAGGTGCCACGAGCCTGA
- a CDS encoding IS5 family transposase, giving the protein MRYELADFEWAAIRPMLPNKPRGVPWVSDGRVLNSIFCVLRSGAPWRDLPEAFGPYTTCYNRFIRWRRAGVWSRMIDALAAAHDAAVQMIDTSIVRVHQHGACISRNRRQSMGRSRGGLTSKIHALVDSSGLPVRLALSPGEAHDNRLAGKLLSRLKSGSMLLADKGYDADWIRELTMKKGAWANIPPKSNRSDPICFSPYLYRARNQVERFFNRIKQCRRVATRYDKLAANYLAFVQLASIRLWLAARNESTP; this is encoded by the coding sequence ATGCGCTATGAACTCGCCGATTTTGAATGGGCTGCTATAAGGCCAATGCTGCCCAACAAGCCGCGCGGCGTTCCTTGGGTTAGCGACGGTCGTGTCCTCAATAGCATCTTCTGCGTCTTGCGATCCGGAGCACCCTGGCGCGATCTACCGGAGGCGTTCGGTCCCTACACCACTTGCTACAACCGCTTCATCCGCTGGCGGCGAGCCGGCGTATGGAGCCGTATGATAGATGCGCTCGCCGCCGCGCATGATGCGGCTGTCCAGATGATCGACACTTCCATTGTCCGCGTGCATCAGCATGGGGCGTGCATCAGCAGGAACCGAAGGCAATCAATGGGGCGGTCACGGGGCGGGTTGACCAGCAAGATTCATGCTCTCGTGGATAGTAGTGGCCTGCCTGTACGGCTGGCGCTGAGCCCCGGCGAAGCCCACGACAATCGGCTCGCGGGTAAACTCCTGTCTCGTCTGAAGTCCGGATCAATGCTGCTCGCAGACAAAGGCTATGACGCCGATTGGATCCGAGAGCTTACTATGAAGAAAGGCGCCTGGGCCAACATCCCGCCGAAAAGCAACCGCAGCGATCCGATCTGCTTCAGCCCTTATCTCTACCGCGCTCGCAACCAGGTCGAGCGGTTCTTCAATCGGATCAAGCAATGTCGTCGGGTCGCGACGCGATACGACAAACTCGCCGCCAACTACCTCGCCTTCGTCCAGCTCGCATCCATCCGACTATGGCTGGCTGCGCGTAATGAGTCCACGCCCTAG
- a CDS encoding autotransporter outer membrane beta-barrel domain-containing protein, with the protein MSSIGIAVVRQSGAAPRSAMSWLGSASLIALTAMLAFVPHNAHASNECGAPVGGVVTCSGSNYPPPGISYGQDGLTLILNSPNMVVQKTTSGNGAVYISTSAANINDIVVNALLFQSIQSIGTLANGISVANSGTAGNSIVRVDTGTVTGNSNSAGTGAVLALINNGAGTGNALITLNGGQLVNTGAGGNGAVANNGGMGNATVTMTGGSVSTNTGTGLRAIVSNAASSGTASVAISGGTVTTASGTGVLSQSERGSAGVIMTAGTLTVQGGANPALNAVVNNAAGTGAASIAVNGGTVTNNGSGDGLFANNKGTGTYNISITGGTVTGGSGTGAAIHAAGAAGGTITIGSAATVNAGASGIALNQTGGAATITTAGAVTGNINLGIASNVLDITGGTIAGNISGGGNSALKFDLGAGTFVYGAANSISGMNSVAMNSGSARIDGSLATNTLAVNGGSLIVNGAATVSSGTTISAGTLQLGNGGSSGSITGDVTNNGMLAFDRSDAYTFAGRISGSGAVNQIGSGTTVLTGNNSYTGGTTISAGTLIVNGDQSAATGLTTVQSGATLGGNGTIGGSVTVANGGTLSPGTVGNAPGTLTIQKDLVLNGRSVLNFNFGQANVVGGPLNDLTKVNGNLTLAGTLNVTASPGGSFNPGVYRVISYAGTLTNNGLAVGTIPSPGYYVQTSIANQVNLVNTTGVTLNFWDGTAGPKNNGVVNGGNGVWQNSAGNDSWTTADGAINAPYSNGSFAIFAGTAGTVTIDNSLGQVSASGMQFATDGYHLVGGAIALVGAPTIIRVGDGTTAGAGYVATIDNVLIGNSQLVKADLGTLVLNGLNTYTGGTAVTKGTLSISSDANLGASGTSLTLDTGRLQTTTNITSDRNVTIPTTGTFLTKAGTTLTLNGTVSGAGDLVKDGGGTLLFNGLATNAGSTTVAGGTLQAGRSSVLSALSSFSVLSGGTLDLNGQGQTIASLSNAGTVKLGGTLGTTLTVTGNYGGNGGLLTLNTALGNDASTTDRLVVQGGTSGTTSVKATKVGGLGAQTVEGIKIIDVAGASNGTFALLGDYVFQGQQAVVGGAYAYTLQKNGISTPADGDWYLRSSLINPAPATPAGPLYQPGVPLYENYAQVLLGMNEAPSLQQRVGNRYWGGTRAKRWRAWA; encoded by the coding sequence ATGTCGTCGATAGGGATCGCCGTCGTCCGCCAGAGTGGAGCGGCCCCACGCTCCGCCATGTCATGGCTCGGCTCCGCATCGCTGATCGCTCTGACGGCGATGCTGGCGTTCGTGCCGCACAACGCTCATGCATCCAACGAATGCGGCGCGCCGGTTGGCGGCGTGGTCACCTGCTCTGGCAGCAATTATCCTCCGCCTGGCATCTCGTATGGTCAGGACGGTCTCACCCTGATTCTCAACAGTCCCAATATGGTTGTCCAGAAGACCACCAGCGGTAACGGCGCCGTCTATATCAGTACGTCGGCAGCCAACATCAATGACATCGTCGTCAATGCGCTCCTCTTCCAGTCAATTCAATCGATTGGAACTCTAGCGAACGGCATTTCCGTCGCGAACAGCGGGACTGCTGGCAACTCCATCGTCCGGGTGGATACCGGCACCGTGACAGGGAACAGCAATTCCGCCGGCACAGGGGCGGTTCTTGCGTTGATCAACAACGGCGCCGGCACAGGCAATGCCCTGATCACCCTCAATGGCGGGCAGCTCGTCAATACGGGGGCTGGAGGCAATGGCGCGGTCGCCAACAATGGAGGAATGGGCAACGCTACCGTCACGATGACGGGCGGCTCGGTCAGCACCAACACCGGCACGGGCCTGCGTGCGATCGTCAGCAATGCCGCCTCGTCCGGCACGGCCAGCGTCGCCATCAGCGGCGGAACGGTTACGACCGCTTCGGGCACGGGCGTGTTGAGCCAGTCAGAGCGCGGCAGTGCCGGCGTCATCATGACGGCCGGCACGCTCACGGTCCAGGGCGGCGCCAACCCCGCCCTGAACGCCGTGGTCAACAATGCCGCCGGCACTGGCGCGGCCAGCATCGCTGTCAACGGCGGCACCGTCACGAACAACGGCAGCGGTGATGGCCTGTTTGCCAACAACAAGGGCACTGGGACCTACAACATCAGCATCACCGGCGGCACGGTGACCGGCGGTTCCGGCACGGGCGCCGCGATTCATGCCGCCGGCGCCGCGGGGGGCACCATCACCATCGGCTCGGCTGCCACGGTCAACGCCGGAGCCTCGGGCATCGCCCTCAACCAGACGGGCGGAGCGGCCACCATTACCACGGCGGGCGCCGTAACCGGAAACATCAATCTCGGCATCGCCAGCAATGTGCTGGATATCACGGGCGGCACCATCGCGGGCAACATCAGCGGCGGCGGCAACAGCGCCTTGAAGTTCGATCTCGGCGCGGGCACCTTCGTCTATGGCGCCGCCAATTCGATCAGCGGCATGAACAGCGTCGCCATGAACTCGGGCTCAGCCCGAATCGACGGCAGCCTTGCCACCAACACGCTTGCCGTCAATGGCGGCAGTCTGATCGTCAACGGCGCCGCCACGGTCTCAAGCGGGACGACGATCTCGGCGGGCACGCTGCAGCTCGGCAATGGCGGCTCCTCGGGCTCGATCACCGGCGATGTGACGAACAACGGCATGCTCGCCTTCGACAGGTCGGACGCCTATACCTTCGCCGGGCGGATCTCGGGCAGCGGCGCGGTCAATCAGATCGGCTCCGGCACGACCGTCCTGACCGGCAACAACAGTTACACAGGTGGGACGACGATCTCGGCTGGTACGCTGATCGTCAATGGCGATCAATCGGCGGCGACCGGGCTCACCACGGTTCAGAGCGGCGCCACGCTCGGTGGTAACGGCACCATCGGCGGCAGCGTCACTGTGGCGAATGGCGGCACCCTCTCGCCCGGCACTGTCGGTAATGCTCCGGGCACGCTGACGATCCAGAAGGATCTGGTGCTGAACGGACGATCGGTCCTGAACTTCAATTTCGGCCAGGCCAACGTGGTGGGCGGCCCGCTCAACGATTTGACCAAGGTCAACGGCAACCTGACGCTCGCCGGCACGCTCAATGTCACCGCCTCACCCGGCGGCAGCTTCAACCCTGGTGTCTACCGCGTGATCAGCTACGCGGGCACGTTGACGAACAATGGACTCGCTGTCGGCACAATTCCGTCACCCGGCTATTACGTGCAGACTTCGATTGCCAATCAGGTGAATCTCGTCAACACGACGGGAGTGACGCTCAATTTCTGGGATGGCACCGCGGGTCCGAAGAACAATGGCGTGGTCAACGGTGGCAACGGCGTCTGGCAGAACTCCGCCGGCAACGACAGCTGGACGACCGCGGACGGCGCGATCAACGCGCCCTACAGCAACGGCTCGTTCGCAATCTTCGCCGGCACCGCCGGCACGGTGACCATCGACAACAGCCTCGGCCAGGTCAGCGCCTCCGGCATGCAGTTCGCGACCGACGGCTATCATCTGGTCGGCGGCGCCATCGCGCTCGTCGGCGCGCCCACCATTATTCGCGTCGGCGACGGCACGACAGCCGGTGCCGGCTATGTGGCGACCATCGACAATGTGCTTATCGGCAATTCGCAGTTGGTGAAGGCCGATCTCGGAACCTTGGTACTGAACGGCCTCAACACTTACACCGGCGGCACGGCCGTGACCAAAGGCACGCTCTCGATCTCCAGCGACGCCAATCTGGGCGCGTCGGGCACTTCGCTCACACTCGACACCGGTAGGCTGCAGACCACGACCAACATCACCAGCGATCGTAACGTCACCATACCGACGACCGGCACCTTCCTGACGAAGGCCGGCACCACTCTCACGTTGAATGGCACGGTCTCCGGCGCCGGCGACCTCGTGAAGGATGGCGGCGGCACGCTGCTCTTCAATGGTCTTGCCACGAACGCTGGTAGCACGACGGTTGCCGGCGGCACGCTGCAGGCGGGCAGAAGCAGCGTCTTGAGTGCGCTCTCTAGCTTTTCTGTACTGAGTGGCGGGACGCTCGATCTGAATGGCCAAGGTCAGACCATCGCAAGCCTGAGCAATGCCGGCACGGTCAAGCTGGGTGGTACGCTGGGCACCACACTGACGGTGACCGGCAACTACGGCGGTAATGGCGGGCTGCTCACGCTCAATACGGCCCTTGGCAATGACGCGTCGACGACCGACAGATTGGTTGTGCAGGGGGGCACCTCGGGCACGACCTCGGTCAAGGCGACCAAGGTCGGAGGCCTTGGCGCGCAGACCGTTGAAGGCATCAAGATCATCGATGTTGCCGGAGCGTCGAACGGCACGTTCGCGCTGCTCGGAGATTACGTGTTTCAAGGCCAGCAGGCGGTGGTTGGCGGCGCCTACGCCTATACGCTGCAGAAGAACGGCATCAGCACACCCGCGGATGGCGACTGGTATTTGCGCTCGAGCCTGATCAATCCGGCTCCCGCCACACCAGCCGGACCGCTCTACCAGCCGGGCGTACCGCTCTACGAGAACTATGCCCAGGTGCTGCTCGGCATGAACGAGGCGCCTTCGCTTCAGCAGCGCGTCGGCAACCGCTACTGGGGCGGCACGCGAGCGAAGCGATGGCGCGCATGGGCGTGA